One window of the Candidatus Jettenia sp. genome contains the following:
- a CDS encoding 2-oxoacid:ferredoxin oxidoreductase subunit beta, protein MPEAKDLKTSDEIAWCPGCGNFGILNAMKKTIAKLDRNPKDIVFVSGIGQAAKLPHYIKCNCFNGLHGRALPVAAAIKMANHTLTVLVSTGDGDCYGEGGNHFIHNIRRNIDITVVVHNNQVYGLTKGQASPTTDPGYETKFQPGGVILEPLYPLEMAIAMGAGFVARGYALDLEHLSWLILEGIHYKGFALIDVLQPCVTFNKKNTFDWYSKRVYKINDDSSYNPQDKIAAFRKASEWGDRIPIGIVYKTEKETYEERSGINKRPPLVEEQIENIDIREALKEFM, encoded by the coding sequence ATGCCAGAGGCTAAAGATCTGAAGACGAGCGATGAGATAGCATGGTGTCCGGGATGTGGAAATTTCGGCATTTTAAATGCAATGAAAAAAACTATCGCCAAGCTTGATAGAAATCCGAAGGATATCGTATTTGTCTCTGGGATAGGTCAGGCTGCAAAACTGCCTCACTATATCAAATGTAACTGTTTTAATGGTCTTCACGGCAGAGCGCTTCCTGTTGCAGCAGCGATAAAAATGGCAAATCATACATTAACGGTATTGGTTAGCACAGGAGACGGAGACTGTTACGGAGAAGGCGGAAACCATTTTATCCACAATATAAGAAGGAATATTGATATTACGGTAGTCGTCCATAATAATCAGGTATACGGCCTCACAAAAGGACAAGCTTCACCTACCACAGATCCGGGATATGAGACAAAATTCCAGCCTGGAGGAGTAATTTTAGAGCCTCTGTATCCCTTAGAGATGGCAATTGCCATGGGAGCAGGATTTGTTGCAAGGGGATATGCCCTCGATTTAGAGCATCTTTCCTGGTTAATACTTGAAGGAATACATTATAAGGGTTTTGCCTTAATAGATGTATTGCAACCCTGTGTAACATTTAATAAAAAGAATACCTTTGACTGGTACTCGAAGAGGGTTTATAAGATCAATGATGACAGTTCGTATAATCCTCAGGACAAAATAGCCGCATTCCGGAAGGCATCTGAGTGGGGGGATAGGATTCCCATTGGAATAGTTTATAAAACCGAAAAAGAAACCTATGAGGAAAGGAGTGGAATCAATAAAAGACCTCCCCTGGTAGAAGAACAGATAGAAAATATTGATATAAGAGAAGCATTAAAAGAATTTATGTAA
- the tpx gene encoding thiol peroxidase — translation MQIKVTFKGKPVTLVGRKLQEQVKAPNFKVTSGELQEITLDDFKKKIKIITSFLSLDTPVCDLQVKEFNKRATQVSEETVILGISKDLPFAQKRFCETNNIKNAFILSDYKYSSFGINYGVLIKDLNLLARSVIILDKSNEVRYVQIVEELTHPPDYDDVVKNLHEIVKNPELPIKETVPAHCKPCEGGTPPLPKETIERLITLYQDWELVEGQKLKKEFKFRDFIEAKYFLDLISVIAEEQGHHPTLTLVYNKLRITLTTHAAGGLTENDFIMARIIDELQ, via the coding sequence ATGCAAATAAAAGTAACCTTTAAGGGAAAACCGGTAACCTTAGTAGGAAGGAAGCTGCAAGAGCAAGTAAAAGCACCTAATTTTAAAGTCACATCCGGAGAATTACAAGAAATAACACTTGATGATTTTAAGAAGAAGATAAAGATTATCACGTCTTTCCTCTCCCTCGATACCCCTGTTTGCGATTTACAGGTAAAAGAGTTTAACAAAAGAGCCACTCAAGTATCTGAAGAAACGGTAATCCTGGGAATAAGCAAGGACTTACCCTTCGCTCAAAAGAGGTTTTGTGAAACAAACAACATTAAAAACGCCTTCATTCTATCCGACTATAAGTATTCTTCCTTTGGTATAAACTACGGGGTCCTTATAAAAGATCTCAATCTTTTAGCAAGGTCTGTCATTATTCTGGATAAAAGTAATGAAGTCCGATACGTCCAGATAGTTGAGGAGTTAACACATCCACCTGATTATGATGACGTTGTAAAAAATTTACATGAAATAGTAAAAAATCCAGAATTGCCTATCAAAGAAACAGTTCCTGCCCATTGTAAGCCCTGCGAAGGGGGCACTCCTCCATTACCGAAAGAAACTATTGAGAGATTAATTACTCTGTATCAGGATTGGGAATTAGTTGAAGGACAAAAACTTAAGAAAGAATTTAAATTCAGGGATTTTATAGAGGCGAAGTATTTTCTTGATCTCATCTCTGTCATCGCTGAAGAGCAGGGACACCATCCTACCCTGACTTTAGTATATAACAAATTAAGGATTACCCTAACTACACATGCGGCCGGAGGGTTAACAGAAAATGACTTTATCATGGCAAGGATTATTGATGAATTACAGTAG
- a CDS encoding nucleotidyltransferase family protein produces the protein MYYFEILEGLYKSKIRYLIVGGLSVNLYGVPRVTQDIDIIIAMNKENILKVTSLLKESGYVPRQTVNPDDLANPDKVKDWIENKNLKAFSFYHKKDNYKVVDIVLVHPLDFEKSFINRTVKRAKDIDIYLASVDDIIKMKEFSGRTQDLSDIEMLKKVRKYMGEKNG, from the coding sequence ATGTATTATTTTGAGATACTGGAAGGATTGTATAAGAGTAAGATTAGATATCTCATCGTGGGTGGATTGTCCGTCAACCTCTATGGTGTTCCTCGGGTAACTCAGGACATTGATATCATTATCGCTATGAATAAAGAAAATATTCTCAAGGTAACATCTCTATTGAAGGAATCAGGTTATGTCCCACGCCAGACTGTAAACCCTGACGACCTTGCAAATCCTGATAAAGTGAAAGACTGGATTGAAAATAAAAATCTTAAGGCATTCAGTTTTTATCATAAAAAAGACAACTATAAGGTGGTCGATATTGTGCTTGTCCATCCATTGGATTTTGAAAAGTCCTTTATAAACAGAACCGTAAAAAGGGCAAAGGATATAGATATTTATTTGGCATCGGTAGATGATATAATAAAAATGAAAGAATTTAGTGGAAGAACTCAGGATTTAAGCGATATTGAAATGCTGAAAAAAGTCAGAAAATATATGGGAGAAAAGAATGGATAA
- a CDS encoding bifunctional 3,4-dihydroxy-2-butanone-4-phosphate synthase/GTP cyclohydrolase II: protein MRFNTIQEAVEDLKQGKMVILIDDENRENEGDLIIAAEKITPEVVNFMLMHARGIVCIAIDAERAEKLNLYPMVSNNTSSFQTPFTVSVDARKNITTGVSSKDRATTVLTILDDKTTPEDLVRPGHMFPLKAQKGGVLVRTGHTEGAVDLTRIAGLKQAAVICEIMTEDGNMAKLPELRKFAEKYHLKICTIADIIKYRHEQERLIEKRVTVKLPTIYGNFTLHLYRSFVDEYLHLALCLGVGNESGTSPSPLHTEPVLVRVHDECLTGDIFGSLRCDCGEQLHNTLRMIQENGKGVLLYMRQEGRGIGLENKLHSYLLQENGLDTVEANEKLGFPADKRDYGIGAQILRDLGITKMKLLTNNPKKFAALAGYGLEIVERISIATEPKEENKHYLRTKKEKLGHMIEIV from the coding sequence ATGCGATTTAACACAATACAAGAAGCCGTAGAAGACCTTAAACAGGGTAAGATGGTTATCTTAATAGATGATGAAAATCGTGAGAATGAAGGGGACCTCATCATTGCTGCGGAAAAGATTACCCCCGAAGTCGTTAATTTCATGCTCATGCATGCGCGTGGCATCGTTTGCATCGCAATTGATGCCGAACGGGCAGAAAAGCTTAATCTTTATCCCATGGTGAGTAACAATACATCAAGCTTCCAAACACCTTTTACCGTCTCTGTCGATGCCAGAAAGAATATTACAACGGGTGTTTCTTCGAAAGACCGGGCTACAACAGTATTGACTATTCTTGATGATAAAACAACGCCAGAAGATCTTGTCAGACCTGGTCATATGTTTCCACTGAAAGCACAAAAGGGCGGGGTGTTGGTAAGGACAGGACACACAGAAGGTGCAGTCGACCTAACCCGCATTGCAGGGCTTAAACAAGCTGCGGTTATCTGTGAGATCATGACAGAAGATGGGAATATGGCTAAACTTCCAGAACTAAGAAAATTCGCTGAAAAATACCATCTGAAAATCTGTACCATCGCTGATATTATTAAATACCGCCATGAACAGGAGCGATTAATCGAAAAGCGTGTTACCGTAAAGTTACCTACTATCTATGGAAATTTTACCCTCCACCTTTACCGCTCATTTGTTGACGAGTATCTCCATTTAGCCCTTTGCCTTGGTGTTGGCAATGAGAGTGGAACCAGTCCCTCTCCTTTGCATACGGAACCTGTACTGGTTAGAGTTCATGATGAATGTTTAACGGGAGATATCTTTGGCTCTCTGCGTTGTGACTGCGGCGAACAGCTCCACAATACCCTGAGAATGATACAAGAAAATGGGAAGGGGGTATTGCTCTACATGCGACAGGAGGGCCGTGGTATCGGTCTGGAGAATAAATTGCATTCTTATTTATTACAAGAGAATGGCTTAGATACCGTTGAGGCAAATGAAAAACTAGGATTCCCCGCTGACAAGAGAGATTATGGTATTGGTGCGCAAATCTTAAGAGACCTGGGCATAACGAAGATGAAATTGCTTACCAACAATCCAAAAAAGTTTGCAGCGCTTGCCGGATATGGGCTGGAAATCGTAGAAAGAATATCTATCGCTACAGAGCCAAAAGAGGAAAATAAGCATTACCTCCGGACAAAAAAAGAAAAACTGGGACATATGATAGAAATTGTATAA
- a CDS encoding 2-oxoacid:acceptor oxidoreductase subunit alpha produces the protein MNNELTLKITGEAGQGMLTIGSALCKIFENAGFYLFANNDYMSRIRGGNNFLQLRISDRPLYTLRRNIDITVALDSKSVNMHKEDVSRDGVIILDKKRFNISEENSIFLDIPMYDMAKEIGNELFVNSIACGLLIEMIGIEFHYIDKVLRAAFSDKKEDIINKNIDAAQAGYDFAKNNFKRDTFKIKKGNAKDTLLMTANDAIVLGAITAGCKFYSAYPMTPSTGIMDLMAHCAKKFHMVVEQAEDEIAAINMAIGASYAGVRSMTGTSGGGFSLMVEGLSLAGMTETPIVIYEGQRPGPATGFPTRTEQGDLAFLISAGHGEFARVIFSPGTIEEAFYLTIKAFNIAEKFQIPVLIMSDQHLADSYRNIEIFDLSKVKVQRYIISKEDSRGIKDYKRYQFTESGISPRAIPSWINDPIYADSDEHTEEGHITEDAGIRTKMVEKRFSRKMAGLSKEIEKPKAFDVKGADCILIGFGSTYGVLKEAKESIKNRNIGFIHLPQVWPFPAAEMIELLQGAKKIIVVENNAGAQLARLLKQETGIKADKSLLKFDGRPFNLDFLIQHIEQEK, from the coding sequence ATGAATAATGAACTTACTTTAAAGATAACAGGTGAAGCAGGTCAGGGAATGTTAACGATAGGATCAGCATTATGTAAAATATTTGAGAATGCCGGGTTTTATCTTTTTGCTAATAATGATTATATGTCGAGAATACGTGGGGGTAACAACTTTCTTCAATTAAGAATTTCAGATAGACCATTATATACACTACGGCGGAACATTGATATCACCGTAGCATTAGATAGCAAAAGCGTTAACATGCATAAAGAAGATGTATCCCGCGACGGTGTAATTATTTTAGATAAGAAAAGATTTAATATCTCTGAAGAAAACAGTATATTTCTCGACATACCGATGTATGACATGGCAAAAGAGATAGGAAATGAACTATTTGTTAATTCGATTGCTTGTGGGCTTTTGATAGAAATGATAGGAATAGAATTTCACTATATAGATAAAGTATTAAGGGCTGCATTTTCTGATAAAAAAGAGGATATAATAAACAAGAATATAGACGCTGCTCAGGCCGGATACGATTTTGCTAAAAATAATTTTAAACGAGATACCTTTAAAATAAAAAAAGGCAACGCCAAAGATACACTCTTAATGACTGCCAACGATGCAATAGTATTGGGCGCAATTACTGCAGGATGTAAATTTTATTCTGCATACCCTATGACACCTTCCACAGGCATTATGGATCTTATGGCTCATTGTGCAAAAAAATTTCACATGGTTGTTGAACAAGCAGAAGATGAGATTGCAGCTATAAATATGGCAATTGGTGCATCATATGCGGGAGTTCGCTCCATGACGGGCACTTCTGGCGGAGGATTTTCACTCATGGTAGAGGGCTTAAGCCTTGCCGGTATGACCGAAACGCCCATTGTCATTTATGAGGGACAGAGACCCGGCCCCGCTACTGGTTTTCCCACAAGAACAGAACAGGGAGACCTTGCATTCCTGATTTCGGCAGGCCATGGTGAGTTTGCAAGGGTAATATTCTCACCAGGCACGATAGAGGAGGCGTTTTATCTAACGATCAAGGCATTTAATATTGCAGAAAAATTCCAGATCCCGGTATTAATCATGTCAGATCAGCATCTGGCAGATTCTTACAGAAATATTGAGATATTTGATTTGAGCAAGGTAAAAGTACAAAGGTATATCATATCAAAGGAAGATTCCAGAGGAATCAAGGATTATAAAAGATATCAATTTACGGAATCGGGCATATCTCCCCGGGCGATACCTTCATGGATAAACGATCCCATATATGCCGATAGTGATGAACATACCGAAGAAGGACACATAACCGAGGATGCCGGGATACGCACTAAGATGGTTGAAAAAAGATTCTCCAGGAAAATGGCTGGTCTTTCAAAAGAGATAGAAAAGCCCAAAGCGTTCGATGTAAAAGGTGCCGATTGTATTCTGATTGGTTTCGGTTCTACGTATGGCGTATTAAAAGAAGCAAAGGAGTCGATAAAGAACAGAAACATAGGTTTTATTCATCTGCCTCAGGTTTGGCCTTTTCCCGCAGCCGAGATGATTGAATTACTACAAGGAGCAAAAAAAATTATTGTTGTAGAAAATAATGCCGGAGCTCAACTTGCCCGACTGTTAAAGCAGGAAACAGGAATTAAAGCCGATAAATCTCTATTAAAATTTGATGGCAGGCCCTTTAATTTAGACTTTCTTATCCAGCATATTGAGCAGGAGAAATAA
- a CDS encoding gas vesicle protein, producing MGEGELQQGNDQIQNQPRVHLSAEEKELIEKRTEDLTIPSFLENQHLSLCETLDRVLNTGVVIHGDITISVANIDLIYIGLKALLTSVETARQAQSESSVQRFNRETYK from the coding sequence ATGGGTGAGGGTGAATTACAACAGGGAAATGATCAGATACAAAATCAGCCACGGGTCCATTTGTCTGCGGAGGAAAAGGAACTGATAGAAAAAAGAACTGAAGATTTAACAATCCCTTCATTCTTAGAAAATCAGCATCTTTCCCTCTGTGAGACGCTGGATCGTGTTCTTAACACCGGTGTAGTAATACACGGTGATATTACTATCTCCGTGGCTAATATTGATCTGATATACATAGGATTGAAGGCTTTGTTAACCTCCGTGGAAACTGCAAGACAGGCACAATCAGAATCATCCGTCCAGCGATTTAACCGGGAAACATACAAATGA
- a CDS encoding SHOCT domain-containing protein — MFGLYGPFSWLLFFLVIGLVAYLVIKYTPILTKRGAKKSLIGSVGESPLEILEKRFARGEITEEEFDKIKRKLE, encoded by the coding sequence ATGTTTGGGTTGTATGGACCTTTTAGTTGGTTACTTTTTTTTCTCGTAATTGGTCTGGTGGCCTATTTAGTTATCAAATACACACCTATTCTAACGAAAAGAGGTGCAAAAAAAAGCCTTATCGGTAGTGTCGGAGAATCGCCTTTAGAGATTTTGGAGAAACGTTTTGCCAGGGGGGAAATTACTGAAGAGGAATTTGACAAGATTAAAAGAAAACTGGAATAA
- a CDS encoding gas vesicle protein, with the protein MDKQHGVINQSTNSATIADVLERILDKGLVIAGDIKIKLVDIELLTIQIRLMIASVEKAKEMGMDWWITNKDFNSQCTAVQNTDELEALKKRIEILESKK; encoded by the coding sequence ATGGACAAACAGCATGGAGTTATAAACCAATCAACGAATTCTGCAACGATTGCCGATGTATTAGAGCGAATTTTAGATAAAGGACTCGTTATTGCGGGCGATATTAAGATTAAGCTTGTTGATATTGAACTCTTGACCATTCAGATACGCCTTATGATTGCCTCTGTGGAGAAGGCAAAAGAGATGGGTATGGATTGGTGGATTACCAATAAGGATTTCAATTCTCAATGCACTGCGGTGCAGAACACAGATGAGTTAGAGGCACTCAAAAAGCGCATAGAAATACTCGAATCTAAGAAATAG
- a CDS encoding SHOCT domain-containing protein, whose product MFWWFNPFTWLIFFCVIGVAVYLIIKYELVVTSKGVRKRFETETKESALEILKKRLARGEITGEEFEIIKKKLEET is encoded by the coding sequence ATGTTTTGGTGGTTTAATCCGTTTACCTGGTTAATCTTTTTTTGCGTAATTGGTGTAGCAGTTTATTTAATTATAAAATACGAACTTGTGGTAACTAGCAAAGGTGTGAGAAAAAGATTTGAAACCGAAACCAAAGAATCAGCTTTGGAGATCTTAAAAAAGCGATTGGCCAGAGGAGAGATTACCGGAGAAGAGTTTGAAATAATTAAAAAAAAATTGGAAGAAACATAA
- a CDS encoding class I fructose-bisphosphate aldolase: MIDKIITILGDNAKYLLEHTCTTITKDNLHLPGPDFVDRTFTLSDRPNRVLRTLQEIFDQGRLAGTGYLSILPVDQGIEHSAGSAFAPNPLYFDPENIVKLAIEGGCNSVASTLGVLGVVSRKYAHKIPFILKINHNELLSYPNSYDQTLFASVEQAFDMGAVGIGATVYFGSEESRRQIEEIRDAFECAHNLGMFTVLWCYLRNENFKKDGINYEESADLTGQANHLGVTIEADIIKQKQPMNNGGYTALRFGKTHPLVYKQLTSDHPIDLVRYQVANCYMGRIGLINSGGPSGENDLQQAVKTAVINKKAGGMGLITGRKAFQKSMKEGVELLHAVQDVYLAKEIDIA; the protein is encoded by the coding sequence ATGATAGATAAGATTATTACTATCTTAGGAGATAATGCTAAATACCTTTTAGAGCATACATGTACTACCATTACGAAAGACAACTTGCATCTGCCAGGACCTGATTTTGTTGATAGAACTTTTACTCTGTCAGACAGGCCGAACAGGGTTTTAAGAACCTTACAGGAGATTTTTGATCAGGGAAGACTTGCGGGCACAGGATACCTTTCAATACTGCCAGTGGATCAAGGTATAGAGCACTCAGCAGGTTCTGCCTTTGCACCGAATCCTCTCTATTTCGATCCGGAAAATATTGTAAAACTTGCTATTGAAGGCGGTTGTAACTCAGTTGCTTCAACGCTGGGGGTTTTAGGTGTTGTCTCGCGAAAATATGCTCATAAGATTCCCTTTATCCTGAAAATTAACCACAATGAGCTTCTGAGCTATCCGAACTCTTATGATCAAACCCTGTTTGCATCTGTTGAACAGGCATTTGATATGGGAGCCGTAGGGATAGGAGCTACGGTGTACTTTGGTTCAGAGGAATCACGCAGACAAATAGAAGAGATTCGTGATGCATTCGAATGCGCACATAACTTAGGCATGTTTACCGTACTCTGGTGTTACCTGCGGAATGAAAATTTTAAAAAGGATGGCATTAACTACGAGGAATCCGCAGATTTAACAGGACAGGCAAATCATCTGGGAGTTACCATAGAAGCAGACATTATAAAACAGAAACAACCCATGAATAATGGTGGGTATACCGCGCTTAGGTTCGGTAAAACACATCCCCTTGTTTATAAGCAACTAACTTCTGATCATCCAATAGATTTGGTGCGATATCAAGTGGCAAACTGTTATATGGGAAGGATTGGCCTCATCAACTCTGGTGGACCTTCTGGTGAAAACGACCTACAGCAAGCGGTAAAGACGGCCGTGATAAACAAAAAAGCAGGTGGCATGGGACTTATTACGGGTAGAAAGGCATTTCAGAAATCGATGAAAGAAGGGGTTGAACTCTTGCATGCTGTGCAAGATGTCTATCTCGCGAAAGAAATAGACATAGCGTAG
- a CDS encoding SHOCT domain-containing protein, whose amino-acid sequence MYMVGWLIDILIIGFVIYFFLEYKTNKRYQHYKKVNPEESTLEVLKRRYARGEITDMEFEKIKNKLKDDLWKKDIVS is encoded by the coding sequence ATGTATATGGTAGGTTGGTTAATCGATATACTTATCATTGGTTTTGTGATCTATTTTTTTCTGGAATACAAAACAAACAAACGCTACCAACACTACAAAAAAGTCAATCCCGAAGAGTCAACTTTGGAGGTCTTAAAAAGACGCTATGCCAGAGGAGAAATTACCGATATGGAATTTGAAAAAATTAAGAATAAATTAAAAGATGATTTATGGAAGAAGGACATAGTTTCTTAA
- a CDS encoding type 1 glutamine amidotransferase: MKIAVLIEDHYQILEVWYPYLRLREEGIETVFVGTGTKKTYESKEGYPAQEELSIKNINIHDFEGVIIPGGYAPDVLRRYEEINTFVKTMHQKGKLVAAICHAGWVLVSAGILKGKKATCFYAIKDDVVNAGAEFLDKEVVVDGNLITSRNPFDLPAFCTQIVKFLKQHR, encoded by the coding sequence ATGAAAATAGCTGTACTTATCGAAGATCATTATCAGATCCTAGAAGTCTGGTATCCTTACCTGCGTTTACGTGAAGAGGGTATTGAGACAGTATTTGTAGGTACCGGTACAAAAAAGACATACGAGAGCAAAGAGGGATACCCTGCACAAGAGGAACTCTCAATAAAAAATATAAATATCCATGATTTTGAAGGGGTTATTATCCCGGGCGGTTATGCGCCTGATGTCCTAAGGCGTTATGAGGAAATAAATACCTTTGTGAAAACTATGCATCAAAAGGGAAAACTCGTTGCTGCAATTTGCCATGCTGGTTGGGTTTTAGTTTCAGCCGGAATACTAAAGGGTAAAAAGGCAACGTGTTTTTATGCTATAAAAGATGATGTTGTAAACGCAGGCGCTGAATTTCTTGATAAGGAAGTTGTAGTAGACGGTAACTTAATCACCTCACGCAATCCTTTTGACTTACCTGCATTTTGTACTCAAATTGTAAAGTTCCTAAAACAGCATAGATAA
- a CDS encoding gas vesicle protein K — MPTIETNAPDIFSCIMSDEKKNILPNHINIDQKDVSKGLAKLVLVVIELLRELLERQAIRRIDSGTLSREEVNNLGITFMKLAEKMEELKSQFGLKTEDLNVDLGPLGKLL, encoded by the coding sequence ATGCCTACTATTGAAACGAATGCACCGGATATATTTAGCTGTATCATGTCAGATGAGAAAAAAAACATTTTACCAAATCATATCAATATTGATCAGAAGGATGTGAGTAAGGGGCTTGCAAAATTAGTGCTTGTGGTTATTGAATTACTTCGCGAGCTTTTAGAACGCCAGGCTATCAGACGTATTGATAGCGGTACATTGAGCAGGGAAGAGGTAAATAATCTGGGTATTACTTTTATGAAATTAGCAGAAAAAATGGAAGAACTTAAATCTCAATTTGGTTTAAAAACGGAAGACCTGAATGTAGATCTTGGTCCCCTCGGTAAATTGCTATAA
- the hutU gene encoding urocanate hydratase has protein sequence MVRPMFYECRPQMPVKAPRGANLICKNWDSEAALRMFTNTLDPDVATQPEELIVYGGSGRAARNWKEYQRIISILKTLKKDETLCIQSGRPVYIAKTHDWSPRIIIANSNLTPAWAKQEVFDTYDEQGLAMYSQMAGSWIYIGTQGSLQGTYETFAALARKIFQAETLKGKFVLTSGMGGMSGAQPLAVTMNEGVILCVEMRRERIEKKVREGYCHKITDNLDESLGWVLDAKSKQHPLSVGLVGNAAVIYPELINRNIIPDVVTDQTPAHDLMSYLPIGDIKELDKLREKNKRVYREKVLDAIIDHAKAILTMQRNGAVCFDYGNNLRSQAEMAGVSMRDSEGRYWYPGFVSAFIRPLFCQGKGIFQWVALSGDIADIEKIDEAVIKNFPEDTSLVKWITLAREKAPQLGLPGRVCWLGYHERVRLGLVINDMVRKGILKAPVVMSRDCFDCGSGASPYQETENMKDGSDAIADWPLINFSLNSLNGASWVSFHHGGNVGIGNSLHTGMAIVADGTKERDERLEKVLAADFGMGIARYADAGYEEAAEVAKKKGITIPE, from the coding sequence ATGGTGCGACCAATGTTTTATGAATGTAGACCGCAGATGCCTGTTAAGGCGCCCAGAGGCGCAAATCTTATCTGTAAGAACTGGGATAGTGAGGCGGCCTTGCGGATGTTTACAAATACCCTCGACCCTGATGTGGCTACCCAGCCAGAAGAGCTTATTGTTTATGGAGGCAGCGGCCGCGCTGCAAGGAACTGGAAGGAGTACCAAAGAATTATCAGTATTTTGAAAACATTGAAAAAAGATGAGACGCTGTGTATTCAATCAGGCAGGCCGGTATATATTGCAAAGACTCATGATTGGTCGCCACGCATTATCATTGCAAATTCGAATTTGACTCCTGCATGGGCTAAGCAGGAGGTATTCGATACCTATGATGAGCAGGGTCTTGCCATGTACAGTCAAATGGCGGGAAGTTGGATTTACATCGGTACTCAGGGGAGCTTGCAGGGTACATACGAAACCTTTGCGGCTCTTGCAAGGAAGATCTTTCAGGCAGAAACCCTGAAAGGTAAATTTGTGCTTACTTCAGGTATGGGAGGTATGAGTGGGGCTCAACCATTGGCCGTAACAATGAATGAAGGTGTGATCCTCTGCGTAGAAATGCGGAGGGAACGTATAGAGAAAAAGGTCAGAGAGGGGTACTGCCATAAGATAACGGATAATCTTGATGAATCGCTTGGTTGGGTCTTAGATGCAAAATCCAAACAACATCCCTTATCAGTAGGGCTGGTTGGAAATGCGGCTGTGATTTATCCTGAACTGATCAATCGAAATATTATTCCTGATGTTGTTACTGATCAAACCCCCGCCCATGATTTGATGTCTTATTTGCCAATCGGCGATATAAAGGAACTCGATAAGCTAAGAGAAAAAAATAAACGAGTTTATAGGGAAAAGGTATTAGATGCCATTATCGATCATGCAAAAGCAATTCTCACGATGCAGAGAAACGGAGCTGTATGTTTTGATTATGGGAATAATCTGAGGTCTCAGGCGGAGATGGCGGGTGTATCGATGAGAGATTCTGAAGGAAGGTATTGGTATCCCGGTTTTGTATCTGCATTTATACGTCCTCTATTCTGCCAGGGGAAAGGAATATTTCAATGGGTAGCATTGTCAGGTGACATAGCGGATATTGAGAAGATCGATGAAGCAGTTATCAAAAATTTTCCTGAAGATACATCGCTGGTGAAATGGATAACGCTAGCCAGAGAGAAAGCCCCTCAGCTAGGGCTTCCAGGTAGGGTCTGCTGGTTAGGATACCATGAACGTGTTAGACTAGGTTTGGTAATCAATGATATGGTGAGAAAAGGTATTCTTAAAGCTCCTGTTGTTATGAGCAGAGATTGCTTCGATTGTGGGTCCGGAGCATCTCCATACCAGGAAACTGAGAATATGAAAGATGGTAGCGATGCTATTGCTGATTGGCCGCTCATAAACTTTTCTCTCAACTCTTTAAATGGCGCTAGTTGGGTAAGTTTTCATCACGGGGGCAATGTAGGAATTGGCAACTCACTCCATACCGGTATGGCTATTGTAGCTGATGGTACAAAAGAAAGGGATGAGAGGCTTGAAAAGGTTTTAGCAGCAGACTTTGGGATGGGGATTGCGAGGTATGCAGATGCAGGTTATGAGGAAGCTGCCGAAGTAGCGAAGAAAAAGGGAATAACGATACCAGAATAA